From a single Mus musculus strain C57BL/6J chromosome 12, GRCm38.p6 C57BL/6J genomic region:
- the Tedc1 gene encoding tubulin epsilon and delta complex protein 1 — protein sequence MRRRRSRVEGAARALPEAVAALSRCLPAGPSPEIFRRAKFDRPEAAPVLWQLLLRVLSPLAANNTWTDLAPEAQACVVKSALGSQGYPRSVLLQFPDGSSQGSRELLLALSWLLARGPLLEQLLAQTRVQLGDQLPQWEAPTSPGPPAPFVEPKSPVDLRLVEWLMGRLRFRWRCLISSQQEQCILLSKIHLYTQGCHSQQSLGHLSVAETEMLRDPESGQQLLQALESENIRLEAALEWRRRELVFWQWMDTVLDTCSPETPAVTSQPTFLPEISEGGLGELESVKQELQALQEELREVSEPRRAAWEARVGGLGQGPEWSNSRKALQEAVQQELAALQGSWEQSSTPGQPQRPHRLVRSKDGAPRPQGLQAAEVIRTLSAKEACLKKALHQLQRQCQQELARLAGALPGLIWILPPEH from the exons ATGCGGCGGCGGCGGAGCCGGGTGGAAGGGGCTGCCCGGGCCCTGCCTGAGGCTGTCGCCGCGCTGAGTCGGTGCCTGCCTGCTGGGCCCAGCCCAGAAATCTTCCGCCGCGCCAAGTTCGATCGACCTGAGGCG GCTCCAGTGCTCTGGCAGCTTCTCTTGCGCGTGCTCTCACCGCTTGCTGCAAACAATACCTGGACCGACCTTGCCCCAG AGGCCCAAGCCTGTGTGGTGAAATCAGCACTGGGCTCCCAAGGCTACCCCAGGTCTGTGCTGCTACAATTTCCAGACGGCAGTTCTCAGGGAAGCCGGGAACTGCTGTTGGCCCTGTCTTGGCTCCTCGCCCGAGGACCCTTGCTTGAGCAGCTGCTTGCCCAGACCCGTGTGCAGCTGGGTGACCAGTTGCCCCAGTGGGAG GCCCCAACCAGTCCTGGTCCTCCTGCACCCTTTGTGGAACCAAAGAGCCCCGTGGATCTCCGACTAGTGGAATGGCTGATGGGAAGGCTGCGGTTTAGGTGGCGATGCCTGATCTCTAGTCAGCAGGAGCAGTGTATCCTCCTCAGCAAG ATCCACCTGTACACGCAGGGATGCCACAGCCAACAGAGCCTTGGCCATCTTTCTGTTGCCGAAACAGAGATGCTTAGAGATCCAGAGAGCGGTCAGCAG CTTCTGCAAGCACTGGAGAGTGAGAACATCCGCCTGGAGGCAGCTCTGGAGTGGCGGCGCCGTGAGCTGGTGTTCTGGCAGTGGATG GATACAGTTTTGGATACCTGTTCCCCTGAGACTCCTGCTGTGACATCCCAGCCAACATTCCTGCCCGAGATCTCTGAAGGTGGGCTTGGTGAGCTGGAGTCCGTTAAACAAGAGTTGCAGGCCCTGCAGGAGGAGCTACGGGAAGTGTCTGAGCCCCGGCGGGCTGCGTGGGAAGCCCGG GTTGGAGGCCTAGGTCAGGGGCCAGAATGGAGCAACTCAAGGAAGGCCCTACAGGAGGCTGTCCAGCAGGAGTTGGCAGCCCTGCAGGGGTCCTGGGAGCAATCCAGTACCCCTGGCCAGCCACAAAGACCCCATCGACTGGTGAGAAGTAAAGATGGGGCACCAAGACCCCAAGGCCTACAGGCAGCCGAGGTGATCAGGACACTGAGCGCCAAGGAGGCCTGTCTGAAGAAGGCGTTGCACCAACTGCAGCGGCAATGTCAGCAGGAGCTAGCCAGGCTGGCTGGTGCTCTGCCTGGCTTGATTTGGATTCTGCCTCCTGAACACTGA
- the Crip1 gene encoding cysteine-rich protein 1, whose product MPKCPKCDKEVYFAERVTSLGKDWHRPCLKCEKCGKTLTSGGHAEHEGKPYCNHPCYSAMFGPKGFGRGGAESHTFK is encoded by the exons ATGCCGAAGTGCCCCAAGTGCGACAAGGAGGTGTATTTCG ctgagcgaGTGACTTCACTAGGCAAGGACTGGCATCGTCCCTGCCTGAAGtgtgagaaatgtggaaagacactGACCTCTGGGGGTCATGCTGAG CATGAAGGCAAGCCCTACTGCAATCATCCCTGCTACTCCGCCATGTTTGGGCCCAAAG GCTTTGGGCGAGGTGGAGCTGAGAGCCACACTTTCAAGTAG